Part of the Candidatus Chlorohelix allophototropha genome, ATTACGAGTCATAAACCAAGATCGGGTAAAGCCCGCTATGGGATTCCCAACCCACCCGCACCGTGATATGGAAATAATTTCCTATGTGCTGGACGGCGCGTTAGAACATAAAGATAGTATGGGCAACGGCTCGGTTATTCGTCCCGGCGATGTGCAACGGATGAGCGCGGGTTCCGGCATAACTCACAGCGAATATAACCATTCTAAGGATGATTTAGTACATTTCCTGCAAATCTGGCTTATACCGGAACGCAAGGGTATAACTCCCGGATACGAGCAGAAGTATTTTACAGAGAGTGACAAACGCGGCAAACTACGGTTGGTAGCCTCTCCGAATGGTCAGGACGATTCGGTATCCATCAACCAAGATGTAAGCCTTTACGCCGCACTGCTTGAAAGCGGGGAGTATTTGGAGTACAAAACACCGGATAATCGCTATACATGGGTACAAGTAGCGCGAGGCGAGCTTATGTTGAATGAGCATTTTCTTAAAGAAGGCGATGGCGTAGCCGCATCCCCCGGTGAATTGCTCAAATTGGTAGGCGAGGAAAAAGCCGAAATTCTATTATTTGATCTGTTCTAAATACTAACTGCGACAGTGTTAAGCTATACGCCAAAAATGATTGAGGATAAAGCTATGCAAGTTAAAGAACTCGGACATGTGGTGCTGTTCGTGCGCAACCTTGAAAAATCGGTGCGTTTCTATGGGGAGATTTTAGGCTTTCCCCAAATAAAAATCGAGATGCCCCAAGCAGCAATGTTTACTACCGGACGCACCCACCATGAATTATTGCTAATCGAAGTAGGCGCACAAGTTCCGGCGGCAGCACGGGGTTATCGCGCCGGTTTGTATCATATAGGCTTGAAAGTGGGCGACACCCTCGAAGAATTGAAGGCTGCCAAACAGGATTTGGAAAAAGCGGGTGTGAGAATTGTAGGAATGAGTGATCACTACGTCACCAAGAGCATTTATCTGCTAGACCCGGATGACAACGAAATAGAAATATACGTTGACTCTGATCCTGAACTCTGGCGAAAAGACCCTACTGCCGTAGCCGCCCCCACCAGACCGCTCTATTTATGAATTTCAGCGTTAGCCGGAACCGCTATTCTACCCGGTTCCGGTTGCGCCGCAACGACAAAAAGCCGCTTACTAAAAACAAGGTTGCGCCAAGGGTTGCCAAGGAAGCTTCCAGCAAACCGTCTTTCTTCTCAAAAATAATATAGAGTTGCGCCTGCGACCAAAAATAAGCTCCCGGCAAGCCCAATAGAACCTGCACAAAACCGCCTAGTACCGGCTTTTTTATAGAACGCCACACGCCCCAAGTACCTAATAAGGCGGGTAAAGCGATAAAAATTGCGCCCTGTCCGAAATTAGCTACTACAGGAGTAGGGCTTGGACTGGCGCTAAGACCGATCAGCGCCCATACTACCAGCAAAATAAAGCCTCCGAAAAAGCCCGGAAAATAGATTTTTATTCTTTCCATTTTTACACTTTAAGCTAGAATTTTTACAGATTCCATCTTACCATGTCACTGTATGAAGTTGGTGCAGTTAAGTCTCGATTTACAAAAAACCTTCCTTCTCCCACCGAATAAATGATATTTGGGCGGATTTGGGCTAAAATACTGTTATGTTTCGGAATAGTCCCGGCAGTATTATTTGAAAACAGAAGGAGTTTACCTCATGACTACCCGACGCTTACCGCGCTGGTCAGAATTGAAAACACTTATACGCCCCCAGCCTATCCAGCTTAACCCGGTAACACGGCGTTTGTCGAAAGCAGTCACCATTAATGATTTGCGGCAGATAGCGCGTCGACAAGTTCCAAAAGCCGTTTTCGACTATGTAGATGGCGCTGCCGAGGAAGAAATCAGTTTGCAACGAGCGCGAGAAGCTTTTCGCCGAGTTGAGTTTCTGCCCTCCATTTTGCAAGATGTTTCCAAAGTGGATACCTCAACCACCATCCTCGGTAAACGTAGCGAATTGCCCCTGATTTTTGCGCCTACCGGCTTCACCCGTATGATGAATCACGAAGGCGAAATTGCAGTCGGCAAGGTAGCCAACCGCGCGGGCATACCCTATGCCATTTCCACAATGGGTACAACCTCGCTAGAAGTGTTGGCTGAAACTGTGCCAAATGCGCGGCGTTGGTTCCAGCTTTATCTTTGGAAAGACCGTGCCGCCAGCCGAGATTTGATTGCACGGGCAGCGGCAGCCGGATACGAAGCGCTTGTCCTCACGGTAGATACGCCCATCGCCGGTTCAAGGCAACGTGATGTCCGCAACGGCTTGACCATACCACCCGCGCTCACCCTTAAAACCATGTTCGATAGCGCACTGCATCCGGAATGGTGGATTAATATGTTCACCACCGAACCGCTCAGTTTCGCCTCGTTGAACTCATGGAACGGGACAGTGGCGGAATTGGTAGCGGTGATGTTCGATCCCTCTGCCAGTTTTGCAGACTTAGAATGGCTGAGAAACGAGTGGAAAGGATCGTTGGTAGTTAAGGGAATCCAGAATATCGCTGACGCAAAAAAGACAACCGAGTTGGGCGCAGATGCCATAGTAGTCTCCAATCACGGCGGGAGGCAACTGGATCGCGCTCCCACTCCGCTGGAACAATTGCCGCGTATAGTAGAGGCAGTCGGAGATAAAACCGAAATCTATCTGGATGGCGGAATATTGAGCGGCGCAGATATTCTGGCAGCGGTAGGACTGGGGGCACGTGCCTGTATGGTGGGACGTGCTTATCTGTACGGCTTGATGGCAGGCGGTGAGCGGGGCGTACAACGTGCCACCGATATTCTGAGCATCGAAATGCACAAAACTTTGCAACTTCTGGGAATCAAATCTATTTCTGAACTAAACGCCGAGCGGGTAAGAATCAAGTAGGATAGATATAATTGCCCGCAAAAACCAAAACCCATAAGATTCGATTTGAAAGGGGCGGTTCTCAAACCGCCTTTTGTTTGCTGCCCTATCCTCCGGTTTATAGCATCCCCACGAGAGTGCGTCTAGTTGTGTTCGTGTGAACACCCTCACGCCTTTTTACTAATCCCCTTGCAATAACCTTTTAGCATTGTTACAATCGAACATAGCGGTGCAGCGTAGCTTTGTGCGGCATCGCTGATACTGTAACAGCATTTCGTAGCAGCTTGTATCGTCAGTGGCGCGGGAAAGCAGAAAACGCCCTTTAGCCCCTCGCCTGTTACGCCTAAAGTTAAGGAGTGATGGTCTTGACCGTCAAAGTTCTGGAAGTAGATGTAGCTCAACCTCTACCCTCTTTCACTGATCACGATATTGAACGCTATCCCTTTGTGCAAATACTGGTGCGAAAACATGGGCAGCCAGTTGGTTATACTTGGATACATGCCCGCAGTCAACACTTTTTGCGAGAAGAGTTTATCCGGATCGAAATTGAAAGACAACTATACGACAGCTTCAACCGTATAGAACTGGAACGACAGCTTGGAACGCAACCGATTGGCGTGTGGAAAGATACACCTTACAACTGGCCCAGCGTCACAGTAGGTTTATGTACACGAGGACGACCGGAGAGCCTCGAACGTGCCCTCAAATCGCTGCTGCTGCTGGATTATCCCACCGACAAGCTTGAAGTGCTGGTGGTAGATAACGCTCCACCCGATGATGCTACCGAAAAAGTGGTGGCGCACTTCCCCCAATTCAGCTATGTGGTAGAGCCACGACCGGGGCTAGATTGGGCACGTAATCGCGCTATCAAAGAAGCGCAGGGTGAAATTATCGCCTACACCGATGATGATGTGGCAGTTGACAGCCTTTGGCTCAAAGCCATCGTCCGCCCCTTTGAAGAACCTAATGTAATGTGTGTTACCGGGTTGGTTGCACCTGCCGAACGTGACACCGACGCGCAGAACTGGTTCGAGGAATACAACGGCTTTGGCAAAGGCTTCGAGAAACGTTACTACGTGCCAGGTATGCGGCGAAATTGGGCTTTCTTCCCACTTGGCTCTGGTGGTTTTGGTACTGGCGCAAACATGGCATACCGCAAAAGTCTGTTTGAGCGTGTGGGCGGCTTCGATGAGGCGCTAGATGTTGGTACTCCCACGCATGGGGCAGGTGATCTTGAAATGTATTACCGCACCCTACATAATGGCTTCACCCTAGTATATGAACCACAAGCGCTAATCTGGCATTATCATCGCCGCGATTACAAAGTGCTGAAAGGGCAAATTCGGGATTGGGGGCGAGGTGTTTACGCCTTTTGGACTAAAGTTTTTCTTACAGACCCGGATATGCGCTGGTTGGCATTGTGGTTTGGAATAGTGTGGTACTGGCGCGGTTTCCTCAAACGCCTAATCAAACGGGGTGGTTCTCATCGCAACCTCCGTATTGGTGAAGCAATTGGCGCACTGCAAGGTCCGACTGCTTATATACTTGCCCGCCGTAAAGCGAATCGCATCGCCGCTGCAACATGGCCCGAAACCACAGTGCGACGGGGCGTACCGACTACCCATTCCTCCGATATTATACTAAAAGTGCATGGCAACTAAAGTCGTTGAAATTGAACTGAATAAATTCGCTACACTAAACCTAGCAGAACTAGATTTATCCAAATACGGTGCGTTGCAAATATTAGTACGGCAGGCAGGCAAACCGCTCGGTTACTGCTGGATTAAGCTAACGGAAACTGCCACTCCTCCACCACCTGACGAAATAGCCTTGCAAACCGCTTACCAGTTAAACACTCCAATTATGCTGGATATGTTACGCAAGGATTTATTAAGCCACAATGGTTTGCCCCAACCCTACTTACCGCACGTCACCGTTGCAATCTGCACACGCGGGCGCAAAGATAGCCTTTTCAGAACACTGGAATCGCTTGCCAAGCTCGATTATCCTGCCGACAAATTGGAAATTCTGATAGTCGAAAACGCGCCGGAAGGAGAGGCTACCCGCCGTCAGGTTGAAGCCATGACGGGAGTACGCTATACCACAGAACCGCGCCCCGGTCTTAGCTGGGCACGCAACCGAGCCGCGCTAGAAGCTCGGCACGAAATCGTGGCATTTATTGATGATGACGTGGAAATAGATTCCGGGTGGCTCAAAGCCATCGTGCACCCCTTCGCCGAACCTAGCGTAATGTGCGTTACCGGGCTGGTTGCGCCCGCGCGCCAGGATACGCCCTCGCAAGAACTTTTTGAGGCTTTTGGCGGTCTGGGAAAAGGCTTTATGTATAAGCATATAAATATGGCATGGCAGCGCACCGCTACATTTTTTCCGCTGGGAACAGGCAACTTTGGCGCAGGCGCAAATATGGCATTCCGCACCGCTGTTATCAAAGAGTTGGGCGGTTTCGATGTAGCATTCGGAAATGGCGTTCCAAATAACGGTCACAACGATAACGAACTATTTTACAGGCTGATAAGAGCCGGATACGGGCTTGTGTACAACCCCGATGCGCTGGTTTGGCACTACCACCGCGAGGACATGAAAAGCCTCTACTACCAGATAAACGGCTATGGACACGGCACGGCTTCCTTTTTGCTAAAAACCTTTATTTCCGATCCTCCAATGCGCCGTGACACGCTGGTTTTCTGGCTATACTATCGCTTGCTTAACGCCCATCTGCTGAAAGTATTAAAAGCGCGAGGGCTAGAGCGCAAAATGCGTCTGGTTTATTTTCAAGGCTTTTTGACAGGTCCTTTCAAGTATTATCAATCCTTGCAAATCAAGAAAAAAACTATCGCCCGCTATGGCAAGGCTGGCTGGGAAAGCAAATCAGATTGAAAACCCTAGAACTAACCAAGATACGCTCGATTAAAGTATTCGAGGTAGAGCTATCCAAACCGCTTGCGCCCCTCACCGACCTACAGGGCAGCGAAGCAGTCTGGTTGCTGGTCACATTACACGGCTTGCCGGTAGGCGACGTTAAATTTTCTAATATTATACCCCGCCTTGAGCCGGATTTCCTAGTGGAGAAAATCGTAACCGAACTGGGCTGGAATATTCTGCTGCATTTGCTGGAAGATAGCCTACTGGCGCAATCCGGCTACTCAGCCCACTTTATCCCGGAAGTTACGGCAGGCGAAAAACCAGAACGCGAACGTCTTGTCAGCCTGCTGGCGAACCTGCAAACTCAAGAAGGAATTGAGCCACCTTGTATCGCTTGGAGACGCTCAAAAGCTACTTGGTCGGTCACGGTGGGCGTATGCACCCGCAACGGCGCAGCGCAGTTGGGAACTTGCCTCGATGCGCTGGAAAAAGTGGATTATCCCAACTTTGAAATTTTGGTAATAGACAATGCGCCCGAAGATGATTCCACTTGGCGAGTGGTAGAACGCTACAATTCCCCGAAAATTCGCTACCTAATTGAGCCGCGTCCGGGTGTAAGCTGGGCGCGAAATCGGGCTATCAAAGAAGCGCATGGCGATATAATTGCCTTTGCCGATGATGATGCCCGCCCTGATTCGCTCTGGCTACTCTCGCTGGTCGCAGCCTTGCAACGTCCCGCCACTAGCTTGGTGGTAGGCGCAGCGTATCCGCAGGAGATAAAAAATGAAGCGCAGGTACATTGCGCGCACAATTGGGGTCATGACAAAGGCTTTGTACGCCGCGAATATTCGCGCCGAGTGGAGGGTTTTCCGGCAAATCCTTTCAATACCAACACCTACGGTGGAGCATATAATCTGGCGGCGTGGAAGGGCGTGCTGGAAAAATTCGGGGGCTTTGATGTGACGTTGGGACGCGGCACGCTATCAGGCAGCGCGTCCGACACCGACCTTTTCTACCGCATGGTACGCGAGTACGAAGCAATTGTGTACGAACCTACTGCGCTGGTAAAAATCAGCTATCCCGATGATTTCCAATATCTGATAAAACATGATAATTTGGGAGCAAGCGGCTATTTCGCATTCCTTACAAAGTGTTTTATCAAAGAACCCAAGAACCGATTAGCCGCTCTGAAAATGGGGGTCAATGGATTTTTCGGTTGGTATTTACATCGCCTTACCAAAGAATTTAGCCTTGCCGAACTGCCCATGCTGGCGTTGCGCCTGAAGAAACTTTCGCCAGAGCAACGGATTTTACTCTCCTCAATTAAAGGTTCGCTATCTGGCCCACGTAATTATTTTAGAGCAGTAAAACGGGCAAAAGAAATTGCAAATACGTAAATATAAAGGGATTTATGCTGATTGGTTATAAATACACCGGTTACCAAGAACAAAGAAACATCATCGGAAAAATCGACGCAGTAGAATATGCTCAAGTAAGCGATTTTTTTCAGATTATAACTAATCCTTCTCTCAGTCTGAATCAGAAGGCGCACCGGGAAATAATAACTCGACTACATTTAATTACTCGATTCTATGATTTCAATTTAAACCGGGTTGATCTTATACACCTTTACAACGCAATAAGCTACGGACGCACCCCATGGGTTACAACTTTTGAAACCTGCCTTCCAAGATTTAAAAACACTCTCAATTGCCACCATGGTAATAAACCGGGTTACACTGCTTTAAAAAATGACCGGAAAATTAAAAAGGCTTTGCAGCACCTCTCTGGAACAGCCTGTAAAAAAATTATTGCTATATCCGAATGTGCCGCTAACATTCAGAGAGAATTACTAAGGGAATTCCCCGATTATGCCGCTAATATCGAAAACAAGATGGTGGTTCTGCAACCTCCCCAGCCCTTGTTGGTTTCCAGATTTTCAGACAAATCGATAAGCCTTGAAGGAAAAATAAAATTTATCTTTGTTGGTATTTCGTTTTTTCAAAAGGGGGGAATTGAGGTTGTAGAAACTTTAAAACAACTAAAAGAACAATATGGTTACAAAATTGAACTAATCTTGATTAGCGCATTAAAATTTGATAATTACGCTACTAAAAAGAGTCCCGAAGATGTCGCCAAAGCAGAGTGTTTTATCAAACAAAATCTGGATTGGATAACCTACTACCCTTCCTTGCCCAATCACGAAGTGCTCGAATTAATGAAGAAAGCACATGTGGGTTTATTGCCAACCTATGCCGATACCTATGGATATGTGGTGCTAGAATTCCAAGCTGCTGGATGTCCAGTTATTACTACCAATATCAGGGCATTGCCGGAAATTAACGATAACAGTAAGGGTTGGATAATACCGGTGCCAAAAAACCGTCTTGGGGAAGCAATCTATACTACCGAGGGAGACCGGCTAAAGATTAGCAGCGCTATCCGAAATGGTATTGAACAGGCGGTACATCAAATCTTCGCCGATAAATCTTTGCTCATAGCAAAGGCGGAGAAAGCAATAACCGGAATAAAAGAAAGCCATCATCCCCTTATTTTTGCTGAAAAGATGCATAAGATTTATCTCTCAGCAGTATAGTATTAATAAAGTAAAATGATATATTTGTAGACTAAATAATCTAGGAGTTCTAAGCATAAATGTCCACCAAACTTGTGACTGTAGAATTGAGTAACCCTTTACCGGATAAAGTTGAAGGCGCAGAAAAATACGATTCTGTCTGGGCAATCGTTATGCGGGAGGATGTGCCCCTAGGAGTAGTGGGTATTGATAACGGGCATGTTCCTGTTTCACAAGAATTTTTACGCAACGAAATAATACGTCAGATGAACTGGAAGTTGACCGGGGGTAAAGATTTCCGGGATAGAGCGGAGTTTGAAAAAGCGCTAGGGCTAAGGCAAAGCGCTATACCGCCCGAATTTGTGAAAGAACCGGAACTTTCAGAGTTGTTGCCCGACTTGAAACCCATTTCCGGGCAAACTCATTTTTTGAGTATCGTTATTTGCACCTATGATCGCCCGGAGGATTTGCGCCGCTGCCTGCAAAACCTCGTTAAACTAGAAGCGGGAAGGCATCGCTTTGAGTTGATCGTGGTTGATAACCACCCTGCCTCCGATAAAATTGAACGATTGGTTAAAGAGTTCGAAGGGGTACGCTATGAACCAGAGCCAAGACCGGGCGTATCGTATGCCCGCAACAAAGGTTTGCGAGCTGCTAAAGGTGACATCGTAGCTTATATTGATGATGATGTGGTTGTGCCTTCTGGCTGGTTGCGCCGAATCCTCGCCCCTTTCAGTGACGAACGGGTGATGTGTGTCAGTGGGTTAGTATTGCCGCTGGAACTAGAAACTGATAGTCAAGAGATGTTCGAGAAATACGGGGGCTTGGGACGCGGCTATGCTCCGCGAGTCTTCGGCGAGGAATTTTTCAATACCAAACATTCGGTACAAAGCTGGACATTAGGTGGTACAGCCAATGTGGCAATCCGCAAGAGTGTTATCCGACAAAGCGGGATGTTCGACGAAACGCTGGGTCCTGGCTACCCTACCGGAGTCGGCGAGGACATTTATATGTTTTATCGTATCCTCAAGTTCGGGCATTTATGCTACTACGAACCTGCCGCCTATGTTTGGCACAAGCACCGCAATAGTATGAAAGCACTACGCAAACAATTATACAGTTATCACAAAGGGCAGGTAAGTTATCAGTTGCGCTGCCTTGTAAGTGACGGCGATATGAGAGTATTACGCCAGCTTTTCTACGACCTGCCCTGGTGGTATGCCAAACGTATTTATCGAATCTTGCGAGGGCGTGAAAAATACCCCATGGGGTTGGTACTGATTGAAATGGCAGGGTTAGCAATGGGTGCTAGTGCCTTTATAAAATCCAACCGCATACACCGCGAGTTGAATGGGGCAGGTACTAACCCGATTCGCCCCGAACTAGTTGATATTTAACCTATCTTTCGCCCCTTGTTAGGGAGTAGAATAGAGTTGGGTTACAATATTCTTCAGCGAGGTCATTTCAGCGCTCGTGATTTCGCCCTGATACTGCACCTTTTGGAGAGAAGTGCGATACACCTCTGAAAAGATTTCCAAAGCCGCCAGATATGAACCTACCGGGTTCGGATGTGAACCATCCTTATCATGCAACAAAAGCGGGTGGGCAGAGTGATAATTGATTTGCCAGAGATCGCCTACCCGCGCAATGCTTATCGGTTCGCCGATGGCAGCCGACATAGCGTTCGCCGCTTCCTCATACCATGACCGCAAGCGCGTTTGCATCTCATCGGCGTTTGCGCCAACCCCCTCGGTACTTACGGCATTTGTGCGCCAAAGTCGGGCATCTCGCGCCCATGTTTCAAAAAGAATAATCCGAGCATGCGGGTTGGATTGCTTGATAAGTTGGGCTAAACCCACCGCAGCGGTAATTGACGAGCGTTGCAGGGTGGAGTTTACGCTTGAATAAGCCGGAATCTCGCTTTGCTCTTGCAAAATAACGACTTCCCACTGTTTCTCGCCGGATTTTATTAACGCTTGTGCCGTAGGGTCTGCCAGAAAAAGATTGAAGCTGTAACCGCCGGGCGTATAGGCGCTGACCGCCGGACGGTCATAACCGGCGCTATCCGCAATATTCTGAAAAAGAGTAGGCAGTGAATTGTTAGAAGTATAACTATTACCTAAAAATAATATTGCCAGTCCGGTTTCTTTGGGAACATACTTATACCAAAACGAGAGTCCCAGTAACGGAATAGCAAAAAATATAACCAGCGCCACCAATATTGATTGTCGTGTAAAACTACCTGATTTCATCTTTAGGCTTCAAACCTCGTCTTATTTTTCAAGTATCCTTAATTTTCCCAAATAAACATTACAGGAAACCTAACAGAAATAGTAATCGTAACAATTCGCCCCTAAGATTCAGCTATTACCAGTGTTCTCTGCCTCTCGTTTGTTTTGTA contains:
- a CDS encoding glycosyltransferase, with amino-acid sequence MATKVVEIELNKFATLNLAELDLSKYGALQILVRQAGKPLGYCWIKLTETATPPPPDEIALQTAYQLNTPIMLDMLRKDLLSHNGLPQPYLPHVTVAICTRGRKDSLFRTLESLAKLDYPADKLEILIVENAPEGEATRRQVEAMTGVRYTTEPRPGLSWARNRAALEARHEIVAFIDDDVEIDSGWLKAIVHPFAEPSVMCVTGLVAPARQDTPSQELFEAFGGLGKGFMYKHINMAWQRTATFFPLGTGNFGAGANMAFRTAVIKELGGFDVAFGNGVPNNGHNDNELFYRLIRAGYGLVYNPDALVWHYHREDMKSLYYQINGYGHGTASFLLKTFISDPPMRRDTLVFWLYYRLLNAHLLKVLKARGLERKMRLVYFQGFLTGPFKYYQSLQIKKKTIARYGKAGWESKSD
- a CDS encoding glycosyltransferase, with the protein product MSTKLVTVELSNPLPDKVEGAEKYDSVWAIVMREDVPLGVVGIDNGHVPVSQEFLRNEIIRQMNWKLTGGKDFRDRAEFEKALGLRQSAIPPEFVKEPELSELLPDLKPISGQTHFLSIVICTYDRPEDLRRCLQNLVKLEAGRHRFELIVVDNHPASDKIERLVKEFEGVRYEPEPRPGVSYARNKGLRAAKGDIVAYIDDDVVVPSGWLRRILAPFSDERVMCVSGLVLPLELETDSQEMFEKYGGLGRGYAPRVFGEEFFNTKHSVQSWTLGGTANVAIRKSVIRQSGMFDETLGPGYPTGVGEDIYMFYRILKFGHLCYYEPAAYVWHKHRNSMKALRKQLYSYHKGQVSYQLRCLVSDGDMRVLRQLFYDLPWWYAKRIYRILRGREKYPMGLVLIEMAGLAMGASAFIKSNRIHRELNGAGTNPIRPELVDI
- a CDS encoding alpha-hydroxy acid oxidase gives rise to the protein MTTRRLPRWSELKTLIRPQPIQLNPVTRRLSKAVTINDLRQIARRQVPKAVFDYVDGAAEEEISLQRAREAFRRVEFLPSILQDVSKVDTSTTILGKRSELPLIFAPTGFTRMMNHEGEIAVGKVANRAGIPYAISTMGTTSLEVLAETVPNARRWFQLYLWKDRAASRDLIARAAAAGYEALVLTVDTPIAGSRQRDVRNGLTIPPALTLKTMFDSALHPEWWINMFTTEPLSFASLNSWNGTVAELVAVMFDPSASFADLEWLRNEWKGSLVVKGIQNIADAKKTTELGADAIVVSNHGGRQLDRAPTPLEQLPRIVEAVGDKTEIYLDGGILSGADILAAVGLGARACMVGRAYLYGLMAGGERGVQRATDILSIEMHKTLQLLGIKSISELNAERVRIK
- a CDS encoding VOC family protein, producing MQVKELGHVVLFVRNLEKSVRFYGEILGFPQIKIEMPQAAMFTTGRTHHELLLIEVGAQVPAAARGYRAGLYHIGLKVGDTLEELKAAKQDLEKAGVRIVGMSDHYVTKSIYLLDPDDNEIEIYVDSDPELWRKDPTAVAAPTRPLYL
- a CDS encoding glycosyltransferase, with protein sequence MKTLELTKIRSIKVFEVELSKPLAPLTDLQGSEAVWLLVTLHGLPVGDVKFSNIIPRLEPDFLVEKIVTELGWNILLHLLEDSLLAQSGYSAHFIPEVTAGEKPERERLVSLLANLQTQEGIEPPCIAWRRSKATWSVTVGVCTRNGAAQLGTCLDALEKVDYPNFEILVIDNAPEDDSTWRVVERYNSPKIRYLIEPRPGVSWARNRAIKEAHGDIIAFADDDARPDSLWLLSLVAALQRPATSLVVGAAYPQEIKNEAQVHCAHNWGHDKGFVRREYSRRVEGFPANPFNTNTYGGAYNLAAWKGVLEKFGGFDVTLGRGTLSGSASDTDLFYRMVREYEAIVYEPTALVKISYPDDFQYLIKHDNLGASGYFAFLTKCFIKEPKNRLAALKMGVNGFFGWYLHRLTKEFSLAELPMLALRLKKLSPEQRILLSSIKGSLSGPRNYFRAVKRAKEIANT
- a CDS encoding glycosyltransferase family 4 protein; the protein is MLIGYKYTGYQEQRNIIGKIDAVEYAQVSDFFQIITNPSLSLNQKAHREIITRLHLITRFYDFNLNRVDLIHLYNAISYGRTPWVTTFETCLPRFKNTLNCHHGNKPGYTALKNDRKIKKALQHLSGTACKKIIAISECAANIQRELLREFPDYAANIENKMVVLQPPQPLLVSRFSDKSISLEGKIKFIFVGISFFQKGGIEVVETLKQLKEQYGYKIELILISALKFDNYATKKSPEDVAKAECFIKQNLDWITYYPSLPNHEVLELMKKAHVGLLPTYADTYGYVVLEFQAAGCPVITTNIRALPEINDNSKGWIIPVPKNRLGEAIYTTEGDRLKISSAIRNGIEQAVHQIFADKSLLIAKAEKAITGIKESHHPLIFAEKMHKIYLSAV
- a CDS encoding DUF4886 domain-containing protein — its product is MKSGSFTRQSILVALVIFFAIPLLGLSFWYKYVPKETGLAILFLGNSYTSNNSLPTLFQNIADSAGYDRPAVSAYTPGGYSFNLFLADPTAQALIKSGEKQWEVVILQEQSEIPAYSSVNSTLQRSSITAAVGLAQLIKQSNPHARIILFETWARDARLWRTNAVSTEGVGANADEMQTRLRSWYEEAANAMSAAIGEPISIARVGDLWQINYHSAHPLLLHDKDGSHPNPVGSYLAALEIFSEVYRTSLQKVQYQGEITSAEMTSLKNIVTQLYSTP
- a CDS encoding glycosyltransferase; this translates as MTVKVLEVDVAQPLPSFTDHDIERYPFVQILVRKHGQPVGYTWIHARSQHFLREEFIRIEIERQLYDSFNRIELERQLGTQPIGVWKDTPYNWPSVTVGLCTRGRPESLERALKSLLLLDYPTDKLEVLVVDNAPPDDATEKVVAHFPQFSYVVEPRPGLDWARNRAIKEAQGEIIAYTDDDVAVDSLWLKAIVRPFEEPNVMCVTGLVAPAERDTDAQNWFEEYNGFGKGFEKRYYVPGMRRNWAFFPLGSGGFGTGANMAYRKSLFERVGGFDEALDVGTPTHGAGDLEMYYRTLHNGFTLVYEPQALIWHYHRRDYKVLKGQIRDWGRGVYAFWTKVFLTDPDMRWLALWFGIVWYWRGFLKRLIKRGGSHRNLRIGEAIGALQGPTAYILARRKANRIAAATWPETTVRRGVPTTHSSDIILKVHGN
- a CDS encoding pirin family protein → MITLRKADERGHMNYGWLDTRHTFSFSEYYDPQHMGFRQLRVINQDRVKPAMGFPTHPHRDMEIISYVLDGALEHKDSMGNGSVIRPGDVQRMSAGSGITHSEYNHSKDDLVHFLQIWLIPERKGITPGYEQKYFTESDKRGKLRLVASPNGQDDSVSINQDVSLYAALLESGEYLEYKTPDNRYTWVQVARGELMLNEHFLKEGDGVAASPGELLKLVGEEKAEILLFDLF